In Lachnospiraceae bacterium, one DNA window encodes the following:
- a CDS encoding MAE_28990/MAE_18760 family HEPN-like nuclease, with translation MHQLTEEIMASKEWRIRELEALKKIGIIALNEYPLREQQQYYRMCIPYIYAHWEGFVVESFKLLITYLNNEQLDKKNVINELYTFSLQKVLKPLAGKQSFEQSYQFVEKFVKEFDKELYIEPSLLTANSNLNYKQMTIILSKFGMNNCVEKYKSDINQLVNERNSIAHGENGIIIEKNHVSNEIAMLQEAFDMIVLEFENYLSQKLYLKSV, from the coding sequence ATGCACCAACTTACAGAAGAAATTATGGCCAGTAAGGAGTGGCGAATCAGAGAATTAGAAGCTTTAAAAAAGATAGGAATCATTGCACTTAATGAATATCCGTTAAGAGAACAACAACAATATTACAGGATGTGTATACCATACATATATGCTCATTGGGAAGGGTTTGTGGTTGAAAGCTTCAAATTACTCATTACATATTTGAATAATGAACAATTAGATAAAAAAAACGTGATTAATGAATTATACACATTTTCTTTACAGAAAGTATTGAAACCTCTTGCTGGAAAACAAAGTTTTGAACAATCATACCAATTTGTTGAAAAATTTGTAAAAGAATTTGATAAAGAATTATATATTGAACCGTCCTTGCTTACTGCGAATTCAAATTTGAATTATAAACAAATGACAATTATATTGAGCAAATTTGGAATGAATAATTGTGTGGAAAAATACAAATCAGATATAAATCAGTTAGTGAATGAAAGAAATAGTATAGCTCATGGTGAAAACGGAATAATTATAGAAAAAAATCATGTTTCAAATGAAATAGCTATGTTGCAAGAAGCCTTTGACATGATTGTTTTGGAGTTTGAAAATTATCTATCTCAAAAGCTGTATTTGAAAAGTGTATAA
- a CDS encoding peptidase: protein MEPYYYTKMSKPKQAVYHAIYQGLMALSDSFQVPKLEGRELSDVFFQLRLDHPEIFWAEGFHYRYYQDSANITFLPEYIFEKGKIKEHQKALKARVEKLARPAMKLSEWEKEKYVHDFICENIHYDKLKKSYSHEIIGPLGQGVGGCEGIAKSVKVLCDALGIWCMIAICGNNPEKGIKYRHTWNIVKINGTYYHLDATFDNTLGKHSFGAKEIRYDYFNLDDKNIFRDHEPLIAPAPICTDGDHFYYKEKKLSFTKTEDVYKRSLQAAKKGKMLTFHWRGGYLTRAVLDELLDLIKKAGEEKGKTARIALNWPQAVLRLEYVEDGQEKVTLEEANEGEQE, encoded by the coding sequence ATGGAACCATATTACTATACAAAGATGAGTAAGCCAAAGCAGGCTGTTTACCATGCTATTTATCAGGGGCTTATGGCGCTTTCAGACAGCTTCCAGGTGCCAAAGTTAGAAGGAAGAGAATTAAGTGATGTATTTTTCCAGCTGCGCTTAGATCATCCTGAGATCTTCTGGGCAGAAGGCTTTCATTACCGGTATTACCAGGACTCAGCGAATATTACTTTTCTGCCGGAGTATATTTTTGAAAAAGGAAAGATAAAAGAACATCAGAAAGCATTAAAAGCCAGAGTAGAAAAGCTGGCACGGCCTGCAATGAAGCTTTCAGAGTGGGAAAAAGAAAAGTATGTACACGATTTCATCTGTGAAAATATTCATTATGATAAATTAAAAAAATCCTATTCCCATGAGATCATAGGCCCTTTGGGACAAGGAGTAGGGGGATGTGAAGGCATTGCCAAGTCTGTAAAAGTGCTTTGTGATGCATTAGGTATCTGGTGCATGATCGCAATTTGCGGAAATAACCCGGAAAAAGGAATTAAATATCGTCATACCTGGAATATTGTAAAGATTAACGGTACTTATTATCATCTGGATGCTACTTTTGACAATACTTTAGGTAAGCATAGCTTTGGTGCCAAGGAGATCCGTTATGATTACTTTAACCTGGATGATAAAAATATTTTCCGCGATCATGAGCCATTGATCGCACCGGCACCGATTTGTACGGATGGGGATCATTTTTACTACAAAGAAAAGAAATTGTCCTTTACAAAGACAGAAGATGTGTATAAACGTTCCCTTCAGGCTGCAAAAAAGGGAAAAATGCTTACCTTCCACTGGAGAGGCGGTTATCTTACAAGGGCAGTTCTGGATGAGCTGTTAGATCTGATCAAAAAGGCGGGAGAAGAAAAGGGCAAGACCGCCCGCATTGCGTTAAACTGGCCGCAGGCTGTGTTGCGCCTGGAATATGTAGAAGATGGGCAGGAAAAGGTGACTCTGGAAGAGGCAAACGAAGGAGAGCAGGAGTGA
- a CDS encoding DUF3878 family protein has translation MRLDCGGMEFEKLADLLELGQFELIGLPEGEAGKIPSDIRLVYMMNDTAESFLVFHEAVMTGTYLPEYEGELRAELDREESDRSGKNEQEGGRYILAVHQGDTVCTLFFKKITLECELYDYGHIGHFWVKDYEYLRQLEYKIAILGDKWEYLGETCCSEEEKQLAFLRGFPPLSYLFYPAASLAYVREKEEPWKLSAQAAELVEEMAKQVGDSWFAKMVALYKRYPLRVLARYIAWMFHRTSHRKVTDRLIEQIDEAAACYPRRHFGDEQEKYRTDLLKRAKMRKKELEEQGIQAKIYREEPFMVGDDTPFKIYVMKFKTKNGNRTSQIEEIR, from the coding sequence GTGAGATTAGATTGTGGAGGAATGGAATTTGAAAAGCTGGCAGACCTGTTGGAGCTGGGACAGTTTGAACTGATCGGTCTGCCGGAAGGGGAAGCAGGGAAAATACCTTCCGATATCCGCCTGGTGTATATGATGAATGATACAGCGGAAAGCTTTCTGGTATTCCATGAGGCAGTCATGACGGGTACCTATCTGCCGGAGTATGAAGGAGAGTTAAGAGCGGAATTAGATAGAGAAGAAAGTGACCGGTCAGGAAAAAATGAGCAGGAAGGCGGCCGTTATATCCTGGCAGTTCATCAGGGAGATACAGTCTGCACATTATTCTTCAAAAAGATCACACTGGAATGTGAACTGTATGACTACGGCCATATCGGACATTTTTGGGTAAAAGACTATGAATATCTCCGCCAGTTAGAATACAAGATCGCTATTTTGGGAGATAAATGGGAATATCTGGGAGAAACATGCTGCAGTGAGGAAGAAAAACAGCTGGCATTTTTAAGGGGATTTCCGCCTTTAAGCTATCTTTTTTATCCGGCAGCCTCTTTAGCTTATGTAAGAGAAAAAGAAGAACCATGGAAGCTTTCTGCCCAGGCAGCAGAGTTAGTGGAAGAAATGGCAAAGCAGGTGGGGGATAGCTGGTTTGCAAAAATGGTAGCTTTATATAAAAGATACCCTCTAAGGGTACTGGCCAGATATATTGCCTGGATGTTTCACAGGACTTCCCACAGGAAAGTGACAGACAGACTGATAGAACAGATAGATGAGGCAGCAGCCTGCTATCCAAGGCGGCATTTTGGAGACGAACAGGAAAAATACCGCACAGATCTGTTAAAAAGGGCCAAAATGAGAAAAAAGGAACTGGAAGAGCAGGGAATACAGGCTAAGATATACCGGGAAGAGCCATTTATGGTGGGAGATGATACACCATTTAAGATATATGTGATGAAATTTAAAACAAAAAATGGAAACCGGACATCACAGATAGAGGAAATTCGATGA
- a CDS encoding RelA/SpoT domain-containing protein has protein sequence MDLINQFIENYKKKLTFYENLGRISSSQLEDALQSAGIRAMVTYRIKNPGRLKSKVLRRNAKRSIPYKNMKEIYEDIADLCGIRVSLYFPGDRVKVDSLISDLFQIIERKQFPEQSKPPTYNKRFSGYWANHYRIHLKEDMVQPSEKRYCAAKIEIQVASVLMHAWSEVEHDLIYKPMQGTLSEEELAILDELNGLVLTGEIALERLQAAGNERIQNSQATFANQFELASYLYNYLSNNFLPEDIKLRMGNIELLFRFLSSLKILRAKDIGPIVKSVKFEKDKRTISQQIIDQIISGNEKKYQAYQKLHSDDSNLSAEHQEAINYFFTQWVPLENLLNRVTKRSSRSVSVFNINALKRLDVLDKECINQIAFLRKMRNSLIHDIEIPDASYIREQGEEAKALREKLTALLDTKTAEG, from the coding sequence ATGGATTTAATCAATCAATTTATCGAAAACTATAAAAAGAAGCTTACTTTTTATGAAAATCTTGGACGTATCTCTTCTTCCCAGTTAGAAGATGCCTTACAGTCTGCCGGTATCCGTGCCATGGTCACTTACAGGATCAAAAATCCGGGACGTTTAAAAAGCAAGGTGCTGCGCAGAAATGCCAAACGGAGCATTCCCTATAAAAACATGAAGGAAATTTATGAAGATATTGCAGATCTGTGCGGAATCCGTGTTTCCCTTTACTTCCCCGGAGACCGTGTAAAGGTAGATTCCCTGATCAGCGACCTGTTCCAGATTATTGAACGCAAACAGTTCCCGGAGCAGTCAAAGCCGCCTACCTACAATAAACGTTTTTCCGGTTACTGGGCCAATCATTATCGTATCCACCTGAAAGAAGATATGGTACAGCCTTCAGAAAAACGATACTGCGCCGCAAAAATAGAGATCCAGGTAGCTTCCGTTCTGATGCATGCATGGTCCGAGGTGGAACATGACCTGATCTACAAGCCTATGCAGGGAACACTTTCTGAAGAAGAGTTAGCTATTTTAGACGAATTAAACGGACTGGTGCTTACCGGTGAGATTGCCTTAGAACGTCTCCAAGCCGCCGGAAATGAAAGGATCCAGAACAGCCAGGCTACCTTTGCCAACCAGTTTGAGCTTGCATCTTATTTATACAATTATTTAAGCAACAACTTCCTTCCGGAAGATATTAAGCTTCGTATGGGAAATATTGAACTGCTGTTCCGTTTTTTAAGCAGTTTGAAGATATTACGTGCTAAGGATATTGGTCCCATTGTAAAGTCCGTAAAATTTGAAAAAGATAAGCGTACCATTTCCCAGCAGATCATTGACCAGATCATCAGTGGAAATGAAAAGAAATACCAGGCATACCAGAAGCTGCACTCTGATGATTCCAATTTAAGTGCAGAGCATCAGGAAGCGATCAACTATTTCTTTACCCAGTGGGTACCTCTTGAAAACCTGCTAAACCGTGTGACCAAGCGCAGTTCCCGGTCTGTAAGTGTGTTTAATATCAATGCCTTAAAACGTTTAGACGTACTGGATAAGGAATGTATCAACCAGATCGCCTTTTTGCGAAAAATGCGCAATTCCCTGATCCATGATATTGAGATACCGGATGCCTCTTACATCAGGGAGCAGGGGGAAGAAGCAAAAGCCCTGAGGGAAAAACTTACAGCATTATTAGATACAAAAACAGCAGAGGGGTGA
- a CDS encoding metal-sensing transcriptional repressor has protein sequence MEEEKCCCHHKTKERSEKEYKDLIHRLNRIEGQIRGIKGMVEKDAYCPEILVQVAAANAALNSFNKVLLANHIRTCVAEDIRAGKDEVIDELVTTLQKLMR, from the coding sequence ATGGAAGAAGAAAAGTGTTGCTGCCACCATAAAACCAAGGAGCGGTCTGAAAAGGAATATAAAGACCTGATTCATCGGCTGAACCGTATTGAAGGCCAGATACGTGGAATCAAAGGCATGGTGGAAAAAGATGCTTATTGTCCGGAAATACTGGTACAGGTAGCAGCTGCCAATGCAGCATTAAACAGTTTTAATAAGGTTCTTCTTGCAAATCATATCAGAACCTGTGTGGCAGAAGATATAAGAGCAGGAAAAGACGAAGTGATCGATGAACTTGTGACCACCTTGCAGAAGCTGATGAGGTAA
- a CDS encoding heavy metal translocating P-type ATPase: MKQYTVTGMSCAACSARVEKAVSKVPGVTSCSVSLLTNSMGVEGNATDQEIIKAVVDAGYGASAKDGESEKKGPANSAAASEEALTDHETPILKKRLLYSAGFLLVLMYFSMGHMMWNWPLPAFMDGNHVMMGLVQLYLTVIIMIINQKFFINGFKSLFHGAPNMDTLVALGSFASFGYSSYALFAMTYAQHKGDAEAVMGYMHEFYFESAAMILTLITVGKMLEARSKGKTTDALKSLMKLSPKSAIIERDGKETEVPVEQVCTGDIFVVRPGENIPVDGIVLEGNSAVNEAALTGESIPVDKQAGDRVFAATINQSGFIRCESTRVGEDTTLSQIIRMVSDAAATKAPIAKVADKVSGIFVPAVISIAVVTVIAWLIAGESVGFALARGISVLVISCPCALGLATPVAIMVGNGVGAKNGILFKTAVSLEETGKVEIAVLDKTGTITSGEPKVTDVLAADGYSKEELLRSAYSLESKSEHPLAKAIVAYGEEKQTKQLTVTGFKALPGNGLEGKVGDADVKGGSLKFAQSQTKIPEKIRNQAEKLAEEGKTPLMFLKNGILMGMIAVADVIRADSSQAVKELQDMGIEVVMLTGDNERTAKAIGRQAGVDRVIAGVLPDGKEEVIRKLKEQGKVAMVGDGINDAPALTRADMGIAIGAGADVAIDAADVVLVKSRLSDVPAAIRLSRGTLRNIHENLFWAFFYNVIGIPLAAGIWIPVFGWKLNPMFGAAAMSLSSFCVVTNALRLNLLNVKDSRKDKKIRRKAAVPAGKVVAAAEINTETKKENMTMTKTMKIEGMMCGHCEAAVKKALEALDGVAGAEVSHEKGTAVVTLEMDVDNAVLTKAVEDKDYKVVSVQ; encoded by the coding sequence GTGAAACAGTATACAGTAACGGGAATGAGCTGTGCAGCATGCAGCGCCCGTGTAGAAAAGGCAGTTTCTAAGGTGCCAGGAGTAACTTCCTGCTCAGTCAGCCTTTTGACTAATTCTATGGGGGTGGAAGGAAACGCCACAGACCAGGAGATCATAAAAGCAGTAGTAGATGCAGGTTATGGTGCATCTGCCAAAGATGGGGAAAGTGAAAAAAAAGGCCCGGCAAACAGCGCTGCAGCTTCCGAAGAAGCCCTTACAGACCATGAAACACCCATTTTAAAGAAACGTTTGCTATATTCGGCAGGATTCTTACTTGTCCTTATGTATTTTTCTATGGGACATATGATGTGGAACTGGCCGCTGCCGGCATTTATGGATGGCAATCATGTGATGATGGGGCTGGTACAGCTGTATCTTACCGTGATCATTATGATCATAAATCAGAAGTTCTTTATCAACGGTTTTAAGAGCCTGTTCCATGGTGCTCCCAATATGGACACTTTAGTAGCTTTAGGATCTTTTGCATCTTTCGGATACAGCTCATATGCTTTGTTTGCCATGACCTATGCCCAGCATAAGGGGGACGCAGAGGCTGTTATGGGTTATATGCACGAATTCTATTTTGAGTCTGCTGCGATGATCCTGACACTGATCACAGTGGGAAAAATGTTAGAGGCCCGTTCTAAGGGAAAAACAACGGATGCATTAAAGAGCCTGATGAAACTGTCACCCAAAAGCGCTATAATAGAAAGAGATGGAAAAGAGACTGAAGTACCTGTTGAGCAGGTATGTACCGGAGATATATTTGTTGTCCGGCCTGGTGAAAACATACCTGTTGATGGTATTGTATTGGAAGGAAACAGCGCGGTAAACGAAGCGGCTCTTACTGGTGAAAGTATTCCTGTAGATAAGCAGGCAGGAGACCGTGTTTTCGCAGCCACCATTAACCAGTCTGGTTTTATCCGCTGTGAATCCACCCGTGTAGGTGAAGATACTACACTTTCACAGATCATCCGTATGGTCAGTGATGCGGCAGCTACCAAGGCACCCATTGCCAAAGTAGCAGATAAGGTTTCCGGCATTTTCGTTCCTGCAGTTATCTCCATTGCAGTTGTTACTGTGATCGCATGGCTGATCGCTGGGGAAAGCGTCGGTTTTGCCCTTGCAAGAGGCATTTCTGTTCTGGTCATCAGTTGTCCGTGTGCTTTAGGACTTGCCACGCCTGTTGCTATTATGGTAGGAAATGGTGTGGGCGCTAAGAACGGTATCCTTTTTAAGACTGCTGTTTCTCTGGAAGAAACTGGAAAAGTTGAGATCGCAGTATTAGATAAAACAGGAACGATCACCAGCGGTGAGCCAAAGGTAACAGATGTACTGGCAGCAGATGGATATTCTAAAGAAGAACTGTTACGATCAGCATATTCACTGGAAAGCAAAAGTGAGCATCCACTGGCAAAGGCGATCGTAGCTTACGGGGAAGAAAAGCAGACAAAACAGCTTACGGTTACTGGATTTAAGGCACTTCCCGGAAATGGCCTGGAAGGAAAAGTGGGGGATGCAGATGTAAAAGGCGGCAGCCTGAAATTTGCCCAGAGCCAGACGAAGATCCCGGAAAAGATCAGAAACCAGGCAGAAAAACTGGCAGAAGAGGGAAAAACTCCCCTGATGTTCCTGAAAAATGGTATACTTATGGGTATGATCGCAGTTGCTGATGTGATAAGAGCAGACAGTTCACAGGCAGTAAAAGAACTGCAGGATATGGGCATCGAAGTAGTTATGCTGACTGGTGACAATGAACGCACAGCCAAAGCCATTGGCCGTCAGGCTGGCGTAGACCGGGTGATCGCAGGTGTTCTTCCGGATGGAAAAGAGGAAGTCATCCGCAAGCTAAAGGAACAGGGCAAAGTTGCTATGGTAGGTGACGGTATTAATGATGCCCCTGCTCTTACAAGGGCTGATATGGGAATTGCCATTGGTGCTGGTGCAGATGTTGCTATTGATGCAGCAGATGTAGTCTTGGTAAAGAGCCGTTTAAGCGATGTGCCTGCAGCAATCCGTTTAAGCCGCGGAACTCTTAGAAACATACATGAAAATCTGTTCTGGGCCTTTTTCTACAATGTGATCGGGATCCCTCTTGCAGCAGGTATCTGGATCCCTGTTTTTGGGTGGAAGTTAAACCCGATGTTTGGCGCCGCAGCCATGAGCTTATCCAGCTTCTGCGTTGTGACCAATGCGTTAAGGCTGAATTTACTGAATGTCAAAGACAGCCGCAAAGATAAGAAGATCCGCCGCAAAGCAGCTGTTCCGGCAGGAAAAGTGGTTGCTGCGGCAGAAATAAATACAGAAACAAAAAAGGAGAATATGACCATGACAAAGACAATGAAAATTGAGGGAATGATGTGCGGACACTGTGAGGCAGCTGTTAAGAAGGCTCTGGAAGCATTAGACGGTGTAGCAGGCGCAGAAGTAAGCCACGAAAAAGGAACAGCTGTTGTAACCTTGGAAATGGATGTAGACAATGCCGTTCTTACAAAGGCAGTAGAAGATAAGGATTATAAGGTAGTGTCTGTTCAGTAA
- a CDS encoding PTS glucose transporter subunit IIA, which translates to MFQGIKKLFGSKKEKEQILAPVAGQAVPLSEVPDPAFAQEILGKGVAIQPAENEFRAPASGEVTVLFETGHAVSIRTESGADVIVHIGLDTVNLKGQFFTTHVKQGDTVKAGDLLITADIEQIKAAGYDVITPVIVCNVSDFPDMVCHPGKTVKVMDEIITL; encoded by the coding sequence ATGTTTCAGGGAATTAAAAAATTGTTCGGTTCCAAAAAAGAAAAGGAGCAGATCCTGGCGCCGGTTGCAGGTCAGGCAGTACCTTTAAGTGAAGTTCCTGACCCGGCTTTTGCGCAGGAGATTTTAGGAAAAGGTGTTGCAATACAGCCTGCTGAAAATGAATTCAGGGCGCCGGCATCCGGTGAAGTGACAGTTCTGTTTGAAACCGGCCATGCAGTGAGCATCCGTACAGAAAGCGGCGCAGATGTGATCGTCCATATTGGTTTAGATACTGTAAATCTAAAGGGGCAGTTCTTTACTACCCATGTAAAACAGGGAGACACAGTAAAAGCAGGCGACCTGCTGATCACAGCAGATATAGAGCAGATCAAGGCAGCTGGTTATGATGTGATCACACCGGTGATCGTCTGCAATGTTTCTGATTTCCCGGATATGGTATGTCACCCGGGAAAAACAGTAAAAGTCATGGATGAGATCATTACGCTGTAA
- a CDS encoding transposase, whose translation MKSVYKIPEKIKGLSDKRKRRTIPLFNIVMPALLFLMLQYESFHTVFSAPESMGKRLKNCIHGKIPKIDAVRDLLTQIDPDEIREIHDQTIDIIKSNRVFREGTIGGYVVAGIDGVELFNSTKKSCSDCLSRKNRAGETEYFHRSVVCMTVGKTPHVILGQEMLKPRDGAEKDEGELTGGKKLIRRLKERHGHFADVIVADALYLNAPFINTIKECGLDAVIRLKDERRELFQDAESLFKRDEGKKRSFTCGKKNIEVWDLSGFEIDNSPHKLRVIRYHESWKENERRMWLVTTLDQGEPRVLWEMMNRRWDIEENGFHQLKTYYHAKHCYCHAATEVIFDLMIIGFNMRELYLYRRIQRFKESGISRKSVNRKFCDELLLEKVKSILYEKGG comes from the coding sequence GGTTATCGGACAAAAGAAAAAGAAGAACGATCCCATTATTTAATATCGTCATGCCGGCACTGCTCTTTCTGATGCTGCAGTATGAGAGTTTTCATACAGTTTTTTCTGCGCCTGAAAGTATGGGAAAACGATTGAAAAACTGCATACATGGAAAAATACCTAAAATTGATGCGGTCCGTGACCTTCTTACCCAGATAGATCCAGATGAGATCCGTGAGATCCACGACCAGACGATCGATATCATAAAAAGCAACCGTGTATTTCGGGAAGGGACTATAGGTGGATATGTTGTAGCCGGTATCGATGGAGTGGAATTGTTCAACAGCACAAAAAAGTCCTGTTCGGACTGCCTTAGCCGGAAAAACCGTGCAGGTGAAACAGAATATTTCCACCGGAGCGTGGTCTGTATGACAGTAGGAAAAACGCCACATGTAATCCTGGGCCAGGAAATGTTAAAACCGAGGGACGGAGCGGAAAAAGATGAAGGAGAACTGACAGGAGGAAAAAAGCTGATCAGACGTCTGAAGGAAAGACACGGACATTTCGCAGATGTGATCGTAGCAGATGCGCTGTATCTGAATGCCCCATTTATCAATACGATAAAAGAGTGCGGACTGGATGCGGTGATCCGACTAAAAGATGAACGAAGGGAACTGTTTCAGGATGCGGAAAGCCTGTTTAAGCGGGATGAGGGGAAAAAAAGGTCGTTTACCTGTGGAAAAAAGAATATAGAAGTCTGGGATCTTTCAGGATTTGAGATAGATAATAGTCCCCATAAGCTTCGTGTGATCCGATATCATGAAAGCTGGAAAGAAAACGAACGCCGGATGTGGCTGGTAACGACTCTGGATCAAGGGGAACCTCGGGTTTTATGGGAGATGATGAACCGAAGATGGGATATAGAAGAGAATGGATTCCACCAGTTGAAAACGTATTATCACGCAAAACATTGCTATTGCCATGCAGCAACAGAAGTAATATTTGATCTGATGATCATCGGCTTCAACATGAGAGAATTATACCTGTATCGCCGTATTCAAAGATTTAAAGAAAGTGGAATCAGCCGAAAAAGTGTGAACCGGAAGTTTTGTGATGAGCTATTATTGGAAAAAGTAAAAAGTATCTTGTATGAAAAGGGCGGATAG